A DNA window from Chloroflexota bacterium contains the following coding sequences:
- a CDS encoding DUF4352 domain-containing protein, giving the protein MWDLHRVRQPAALLALSATLVAACAGPFARTAVTPTPPATGIVGQRIEFANVGLSVNSVTQLDQIGDFFRPSPGDVFVVVNVTINNKRPYQIPYSPYDFSITDRAGNTYEAGVTAGSQPLQRSTLDATKDATGNVNFDIPSDAEGLTLAYRVPGTTGAITVDLGGVQSIPTPVPTPQATPTPAPTVGPTNTPLRVEETPGAP; this is encoded by the coding sequence ATGTGGGATCTTCATCGCGTCCGCCAGCCCGCGGCGCTCCTCGCGCTCAGCGCCACCCTGGTCGCCGCCTGCGCCGGGCCCTTTGCCCGAACTGCCGTCACGCCAACACCTCCGGCAACGGGCATCGTCGGTCAGCGCATCGAATTCGCGAACGTCGGGCTGAGCGTCAATTCGGTGACCCAGCTCGATCAGATCGGCGACTTTTTCCGGCCGAGCCCCGGTGACGTCTTCGTCGTCGTGAACGTCACCATCAACAACAAGCGGCCGTATCAGATCCCCTACAGCCCGTACGACTTCTCCATCACGGATCGCGCCGGGAATACATATGAGGCGGGAGTCACCGCCGGGAGCCAGCCGCTCCAGCGCTCAACGCTGGATGCGACGAAGGACGCGACCGGGAACGTCAACTTCGATATCCCGAGCGACGCCGAGGGGCTGACGCTGGCATACCGGGTCCCCGGCACGACGGGGGCCATCACGGTCGACCTGGGCGGAGTCCAATCGATCCCAACCCCGGTCCCGACGCCCCAAGCGACGCCCACCCCCGCGCCGACGGTAGGACCGACCAATACACCGCTTCGCGTCGAAGAGACGCCGGGAGCGCCCTAG
- the dnaB gene encoding replicative DNA helicase — translation MAIEAYAPDRAFEPLPPHNSEAEESVLGSMLIDPEAIEAVAAFLRPDDFYHPRNRDIYAAMLRLYERRQPTDFVMVCDELEREDLLERIGGVGYVSRLLTVVPTSVHVEHYARVVERTALMRRLISAAGRIAAIGYEDHADTATALERAEQELFAVTQFRAARDFLHIRDVLAEYLEQIQLGVGADTARPGVPSGFIDLDRLLGGFQRSDLLILAARPSLGKTALALNIARNAAVRFNLTTAIFSVEMSRLQIAQRFLSTESGVDSARIREGRLSEVEIRNLGEALEVLSASPIYIDDTPSIGINELRGKARRLHGEHPLDLLIVDYLQLVGGSVPENRVQEISEVSRSLKALARELNVPVLALSQLSRAVEGRSPHIPMLSDLRDSGSIEQDADVVIFIYREDVYDRETERKGITDLYVAKHRNGPTGMVSLLFMERSTRFVDLEHQAPPI, via the coding sequence ATGGCGATTGAGGCGTACGCCCCCGACCGGGCCTTCGAGCCACTGCCCCCGCACAACTCTGAGGCCGAGGAATCCGTCCTCGGCAGTATGTTGATCGACCCCGAGGCCATCGAGGCGGTCGCGGCGTTTCTGCGACCGGATGACTTTTATCACCCCCGCAACCGCGACATCTACGCCGCCATGCTCCGCCTGTACGAGCGTCGACAGCCGACGGACTTTGTGATGGTGTGCGACGAGTTGGAGCGCGAGGACCTGCTCGAGCGCATCGGCGGAGTCGGCTACGTGTCTCGGCTGCTCACCGTGGTCCCGACGTCCGTCCATGTCGAGCACTACGCCAGGGTCGTGGAGCGCACCGCCCTCATGCGGCGCCTGATCTCCGCGGCAGGGCGAATCGCGGCCATCGGGTACGAAGACCATGCCGATACGGCGACGGCCCTGGAGCGGGCCGAGCAAGAGCTTTTCGCCGTCACGCAGTTTCGCGCGGCCAGGGACTTCCTCCACATCCGTGACGTGCTCGCCGAATACCTCGAGCAGATTCAGCTCGGTGTTGGCGCCGACACCGCGCGACCGGGCGTGCCGTCCGGCTTCATCGATCTCGATCGGTTGCTGGGCGGCTTTCAACGGTCGGACTTGTTGATCCTGGCAGCGCGGCCGAGTCTGGGCAAGACTGCTCTCGCACTCAACATCGCCCGCAATGCGGCGGTGCGCTTCAACCTCACTACCGCGATCTTCAGCGTCGAGATGAGCCGGCTTCAGATCGCGCAGCGGTTTCTGTCGACCGAGTCCGGGGTGGATTCGGCGCGCATTCGCGAGGGACGGTTATCGGAGGTCGAGATCCGAAATCTCGGCGAGGCGCTCGAGGTGTTGTCGGCCTCGCCCATCTACATCGACGATACACCGTCCATCGGGATCAACGAGTTGCGCGGCAAGGCGCGCAGGCTCCACGGCGAGCATCCGCTCGATCTCCTCATCGTCGACTACCTCCAGCTCGTCGGCGGAAGCGTGCCGGAGAACCGGGTGCAGGAGATATCCGAGGTGTCCCGTTCGCTGAAGGCGCTCGCCCGCGAGCTGAACGTGCCCGTGCTCGCCCTCTCGCAGCTCTCGCGCGCCGTCGAGGGGCGGTCGCCTCACATCCCCATGCTCTCAGACCTCCGCGACAGCGGCAGCATCGAACAGGACGCGGACGTCGTGATCTTCATCTATCGCGAAGACGTCTACGACCGGGAGACCGAGCGCAAGGGCATCACGGACCTGTACGTGGCGAAGCACCGCAACGGGCCAACCGGCATGGTGTCCCTCCTGTTTATGGAGCGGAGCACGCGGTTTGTCGACCTCGAGCACCAGGCACCCCCGATTTAG
- a CDS encoding AbrB/MazE/SpoVT family DNA-binding domain-containing protein has product MKSELFASERGLAITIPPELVDRYHLAAGGSVEVTATDEGLILEPLDVAPWFSI; this is encoded by the coding sequence GTGAAGAGCGAGCTTTTCGCCAGCGAACGGGGCTTGGCCATCACCATCCCTCCGGAGCTTGTGGACCGCTACCATCTCGCGGCCGGTGGTTCCGTTGAGGTAACGGCGACGGATGAGGGGCTGATACTCGAGCCACTCGACGTAGCTCCCTGGTTCTCCATTTAA
- a CDS encoding S41 family peptidase: MRFHNRKPVSALFGLVACTLAGCTMMPMPTPTAGAPAQPSIGQPPTIEPSAPSALTSDDLYAIYQALITEYVDRVDDGKLLEAALTGARDAAVAIGLLPIETGILDTAPLHPSGDPRTDYADFGAAYDAFVAKLGGRLDIGAVGRGAARGMLAALGDPLTTYLDRDTMKRMQSAGEGSIGVTLVPGRDGGPPVVRLTDSAGPAAGAGIAPGDSILSVDGSPTSGLDLYDVLLSLSGPAGSQVQIGVSSPGGEPREITVSRSRLDRRSITATLVDGIEMIQLRSFDRNVVDTLRRALRDSIADGASGWVIDVRGNGEGNLTNAVDVASLFVGQQTIAIEREHGGRETTIRGTSLPLASLLPTVVLVDGATAGPGELFAAAIRDYGAGTLVGETTAGRLGTPTVVGLSDGSAAEITTTRIYSPSRDSLLGSGVEPDVPVAADSQALARGEDPVADRAMALLR, encoded by the coding sequence ATGCGCTTCCACAACCGGAAGCCAGTGTCAGCGCTATTCGGCCTGGTGGCGTGCACGCTCGCTGGCTGCACCATGATGCCCATGCCCACGCCCACCGCCGGCGCGCCGGCCCAGCCATCCATCGGCCAGCCCCCCACCATCGAGCCCTCCGCCCCCAGCGCACTGACGTCCGACGATCTGTACGCGATCTACCAGGCGCTGATCACCGAATACGTAGATCGAGTCGACGACGGGAAGCTTCTCGAAGCAGCGCTGACCGGTGCGCGCGACGCCGCGGTCGCCATCGGGCTGCTCCCCATCGAAACCGGAATTCTGGACACCGCGCCGCTCCACCCATCGGGTGATCCACGAACCGACTACGCGGACTTCGGCGCCGCGTATGACGCGTTCGTCGCAAAGCTCGGGGGCCGACTCGACATTGGCGCCGTCGGGCGGGGCGCCGCCCGCGGGATGCTTGCCGCCCTCGGCGATCCGCTGACAACCTACCTCGACCGCGACACCATGAAGCGCATGCAGTCCGCCGGCGAAGGGAGCATCGGCGTCACGCTCGTGCCGGGGCGCGATGGCGGTCCCCCGGTCGTCCGTCTGACCGATTCGGCCGGTCCGGCTGCGGGCGCGGGCATCGCGCCCGGTGATTCGATCCTCTCCGTGGACGGATCGCCGACGAGCGGGCTCGACCTCTACGACGTGCTTCTCAGCCTGAGCGGACCGGCGGGATCCCAGGTCCAAATCGGCGTCAGCTCGCCGGGCGGGGAGCCGCGGGAGATCACCGTCTCGCGGTCGCGGCTCGATCGACGCTCCATAACGGCCACCCTCGTCGACGGGATCGAAATGATCCAGCTCCGCTCCTTTGATCGGAACGTTGTCGATACGCTGCGGCGCGCGCTGCGGGACAGCATCGCCGATGGAGCCAGCGGGTGGGTCATCGACGTCCGCGGGAATGGCGAGGGGAACTTGACAAACGCGGTGGACGTAGCATCGCTGTTTGTCGGCCAGCAGACAATCGCCATCGAGCGGGAGCATGGCGGGCGCGAGACGACGATACGCGGGACGAGCCTTCCGCTCGCCAGCCTGCTTCCGACGGTCGTCCTGGTGGATGGCGCCACGGCGGGGCCCGGAGAGTTGTTCGCGGCCGCGATTCGCGACTACGGCGCGGGCACGCTCGTCGGCGAGACGACGGCCGGGCGGCTCGGCACGCCGACCGTGGTCGGGTTGTCCGATGGGTCGGCGGCGGAGATTACGACGACCCGCATTTATAGCCCGTCGCGCGATTCGTTGCTCGGCTCCGGCGTCGAGCCGGACGTTCCCGTCGCCGCGGATTCCCAGGCGCTGGCCCGCGGAGAAGACCCGGTCGCGGACCGGGCGATGGCCCTGCTCCGGTAG
- a CDS encoding peptide ABC transporter substrate-binding protein encodes MASRLRPPRMVTPLGARRAIAASVLALCVSATVVLAGCAPDQSASRGQSAAASGAGSAAQTSSPVPQRVVTIVLRAEPPNLSDRLDRMGLGFPITVSLAYLDALQVPQPMLAERLPTQDDGSWTIAADGSMKTVYRLRPNMRWHDGEPLTADDFSFAFQIYTDRDIPMTTRLPESLMSDVNAVDDRTIAITWSQPYVDANALINSQLAPFPRHVLGDLYNQDKNAFLASTFWTSPDFVGSGPYRVTRWDHGVVIALAANPFFPLGKPKIENIEVRWVTDSNTIVAGFFSGTIDFAEYTAIGAEQALILRDRWDQDHGGQIYAQSLFGTRYIEFQHRDVPDHQAALNDVRVRQALMYALDRKALADALQYGFGGVANTGYSESDPFYPRVAQVLTTYPYDVRRADQRLGEAGWARGPDGLYRESSGKSLDVEVRVTGEREQEAEIVADDWKKAGIDARSFVVPRALTTDVEYRVNFPGVAISAQTDVVSAANAITDQAPTPQNKYTGKNRGSYSNPELDRLYAQSLLTIDQPAREKILLDIERIFSADVAQGMLYYQPRVGAARADVLGIKPPVRGSYLWNIWEWSLGPA; translated from the coding sequence GTGGCTTCGCGACTCCGCCCGCCCCGCATGGTGACGCCCCTCGGCGCTCGCCGCGCGATCGCGGCGAGCGTGCTCGCGCTCTGTGTGTCCGCCACGGTGGTGCTTGCCGGGTGCGCGCCCGATCAGTCCGCTTCGCGGGGTCAGTCGGCGGCGGCAAGCGGCGCCGGGTCGGCAGCTCAGACAAGCTCGCCGGTTCCCCAGCGCGTCGTGACGATCGTCCTGCGGGCGGAGCCTCCGAATCTCAGCGACCGACTCGATCGCATGGGCCTTGGATTCCCGATCACCGTCAGTCTCGCGTACCTGGACGCGTTACAGGTGCCGCAGCCGATGCTGGCCGAGCGCCTCCCCACCCAGGATGACGGAAGCTGGACCATCGCGGCCGATGGATCGATGAAAACCGTCTATCGATTGCGCCCCAATATGCGCTGGCACGACGGCGAGCCGCTGACCGCGGATGATTTCTCCTTCGCCTTTCAAATTTACACGGACCGCGACATCCCCATGACCACGCGCCTGCCCGAATCGCTCATGAGCGACGTGAACGCCGTGGACGATCGCACCATCGCCATCACGTGGAGCCAGCCGTACGTCGATGCGAACGCCCTGATCAACAGCCAACTCGCGCCTTTCCCGCGCCACGTGCTCGGCGATCTGTACAACCAGGATAAGAACGCGTTCCTGGCGAGCACGTTCTGGACATCGCCGGACTTCGTCGGAAGCGGGCCTTACCGGGTGACGCGGTGGGACCACGGCGTCGTCATCGCGCTCGCCGCCAATCCGTTCTTCCCCCTGGGGAAGCCGAAGATCGAAAATATCGAAGTCCGCTGGGTCACGGACAGCAACACCATCGTCGCGGGATTCTTCTCCGGCACGATCGATTTCGCGGAGTACACGGCCATCGGGGCAGAGCAGGCGCTGATCCTCCGAGATCGATGGGATCAGGACCACGGCGGCCAGATCTACGCGCAAAGCCTGTTTGGCACACGCTACATCGAGTTCCAGCATCGCGACGTCCCGGACCATCAAGCGGCGCTGAACGACGTCCGCGTACGCCAGGCCTTGATGTACGCCCTCGATCGCAAGGCGTTGGCCGATGCGCTCCAGTACGGCTTCGGCGGGGTTGCGAACACCGGCTACTCGGAGAGTGACCCGTTCTACCCGCGCGTCGCGCAGGTGCTCACGACCTACCCGTACGACGTGCGCCGCGCGGACCAGCGGCTCGGCGAGGCCGGCTGGGCGCGCGGGCCGGACGGCCTCTATCGCGAGAGCTCGGGCAAGTCGCTCGACGTGGAGGTTCGTGTCACCGGCGAACGCGAGCAGGAAGCGGAGATCGTCGCCGACGACTGGAAGAAAGCGGGGATCGACGCGCGCAGCTTCGTGGTGCCTCGCGCGCTCACCACGGACGTGGAATATCGCGTCAACTTTCCCGGCGTGGCCATCTCTGCTCAGACCGATGTTGTCTCCGCGGCCAACGCCATCACCGATCAGGCGCCGACGCCCCAGAACAAGTACACCGGCAAGAACCGCGGCAGTTATTCGAATCCTGAGCTCGACCGACTGTATGCTCAGTCCCTGCTGACCATCGATCAGCCGGCTCGGGAGAAGATCTTGCTGGACATCGAGCGCATCTTCAGCGCAGACGTAGCTCAGGGGATGCTGTACTACCAGCCACGGGTCGGAGCCGCCCGAGCCGACGTCCTAGGGATCAAACCACCCGTGCGCGGCTCGTATTTGTGGAACATCTGGGAGTGGTCTCTGGGGCCTGCGTAG
- the queC gene encoding 7-cyano-7-deazaguanine synthase QueC — MKIGLVLLSGGLDSTTVAALALHEGYELSALTVDYGQTHRQEVAAAQAVAASLGVAHHIASVEFFRQLAWYSALTSPDRYSAPVDRDSAAMAADIPITYVPLRNTFLLTLGAAALESRALALIEAGGADARELSPTLFIAANAIDYSGYPDCRPEFYRAAGETLRLGSKLGTQYGVRIEIRTPLIDKGKREIVELGLALGAPLDRTWSCYGPGPAPCGRCDSCELRAKGFAEAGAADPALLRIGTAPRAAHARGGRATPR, encoded by the coding sequence GTGAAAATTGGCCTCGTCCTGCTATCGGGCGGGCTCGACTCGACCACCGTCGCGGCTCTCGCCCTGCACGAGGGCTACGAGCTGTCGGCGCTCACCGTGGATTACGGCCAGACACACCGACAAGAGGTCGCGGCTGCCCAGGCAGTCGCGGCATCGCTGGGCGTTGCTCATCACATTGCGTCAGTGGAGTTCTTTCGCCAGCTCGCCTGGTACTCGGCGCTCACCAGTCCGGATCGATATTCGGCGCCGGTCGATCGGGACAGCGCGGCGATGGCCGCCGACATCCCGATTACCTACGTGCCGCTTCGGAACACGTTCCTCTTGACGCTGGGCGCCGCCGCGCTGGAAAGCCGCGCCCTCGCGCTCATCGAGGCGGGCGGAGCCGATGCGCGGGAACTGTCGCCGACGCTGTTCATCGCGGCCAATGCGATCGACTACAGCGGCTACCCCGATTGTCGTCCGGAGTTCTACCGCGCCGCCGGAGAAACGCTGCGACTGGGAAGCAAGCTGGGGACACAATACGGGGTTCGCATCGAGATTCGCACCCCGCTCATCGATAAGGGGAAGCGCGAAATCGTGGAGCTCGGCCTGGCGCTGGGGGCGCCCCTCGACCGCACGTGGAGCTGCTACGGCCCTGGCCCAGCGCCCTGCGGCCGGTGCGATAGCTGCGAGCTGCGGGCGAAGGGGTTCGCCGAGGCTGGCGCCGCCGACCCGGCGCTCTTGAGGATCGGGACCGCGCCACGCGCCGCGCACGCGCGGGGCGGTCGCGCGACACCGCGATGA
- the rplI gene encoding 50S ribosomal protein L9, with amino-acid sequence MKVVLRKDVPSLGRAGEVKEVSDGYGRNYLIPRGLAAIASKTAVQNVEAHKAAESRQQARLAAEHEALAKRLTETPIVVRAHAGEQGRLYGSVTTADVADAIKAALGQTVDKRDVELEEPIRTVGMHHVRVHVAPRVIATVNVEVVGDRP; translated from the coding sequence ATGAAAGTGGTGTTGCGAAAGGACGTCCCGAGCCTCGGCCGCGCGGGCGAAGTGAAAGAGGTTTCCGACGGGTACGGCAGGAACTACTTGATCCCCCGGGGATTGGCCGCGATCGCATCCAAGACCGCCGTACAGAACGTCGAAGCGCACAAGGCGGCCGAATCGCGCCAACAGGCCCGTCTCGCCGCCGAGCACGAAGCTCTCGCCAAGCGCTTGACCGAGACGCCGATCGTCGTCCGCGCGCATGCCGGCGAGCAGGGGCGGCTCTACGGATCGGTGACCACCGCCGATGTCGCGGACGCCATCAAGGCGGCCCTTGGGCAGACCGTAGACAAGCGGGACGTCGAGTTGGAGGAGCCGATCCGCACGGTCGGGATGCATCACGTGCGGGTGCATGTGGCTCCGCGGGTCATCGCGACGGTCAACGTCGAGGTCGTCGGGGACAGGCCGTAG
- a CDS encoding MFS transporter, with the protein MTAGRQGEDQGATAAHRGQGALAALANRNYRLFMAGQVISQSGSWMQRIAQSWIVLQLTDSAAALGTVVTIQFLPILALSLFAGALADRVPKRRALVGIQVVNIAQAATLATLVATNQIALWQIYALAAVQGTANALEQPLRQAFPSELVGRELIPNAIALNSTVQNTARVLGPALGGFVVTWISLAGAFALNAASYVAVLVALALIRHELPHPQPAAGLRSPIREIGEALAFAGRRPPIVFTLCALSCLGIFGFNYSTFMPLLARYRLGLGAGGYGTLSVALGAGAIVGAVAIARVGYTSPLRQAWGGIGFAVFLAGVGWSSWAGLSLGLIAALGLAGTVFTTTANTTLQLSVPDGMRGRIMGLYTLLLAGMTPPGALVTGLLADRWDVGTALQIEAAVCLVGVVVGLGYFLRARRAGAVPSAAAGVA; encoded by the coding sequence ATGACGGCCGGGCGCCAAGGAGAGGACCAGGGCGCGACCGCCGCCCATCGCGGCCAAGGGGCCCTCGCTGCCCTCGCGAATCGCAACTACCGCCTGTTCATGGCCGGGCAGGTGATCTCGCAGTCTGGAAGCTGGATGCAGCGAATCGCCCAATCCTGGATCGTGCTTCAGCTCACGGATTCGGCGGCCGCGCTCGGGACGGTCGTCACCATTCAGTTTCTCCCGATCCTCGCGCTCTCCCTGTTCGCCGGCGCCCTCGCCGATCGCGTTCCCAAGCGACGCGCCCTCGTCGGGATCCAGGTCGTGAACATCGCACAGGCCGCCACGCTGGCCACGCTGGTGGCGACGAATCAGATTGCCCTCTGGCAGATCTACGCGCTGGCCGCGGTCCAAGGAACGGCGAATGCGCTGGAGCAGCCGCTCCGCCAGGCGTTTCCCTCCGAGCTGGTCGGTCGCGAGCTGATCCCCAACGCCATCGCGTTGAATTCGACGGTCCAGAACACGGCCCGGGTGCTCGGACCGGCCCTGGGCGGCTTCGTCGTGACCTGGATCAGCCTCGCGGGCGCGTTTGCTCTGAACGCCGCGAGCTACGTCGCCGTGCTGGTGGCCCTCGCCCTCATCCGGCACGAGCTCCCTCATCCCCAGCCGGCAGCCGGCCTGCGCAGTCCGATACGCGAGATCGGTGAAGCGCTCGCCTTCGCGGGGCGGCGGCCGCCAATCGTGTTCACCCTGTGCGCGCTCAGCTGCCTGGGCATCTTCGGGTTCAACTACAGCACCTTTATGCCGCTCCTCGCTCGCTATCGCCTTGGCCTTGGCGCCGGGGGCTATGGCACACTGAGCGTTGCCCTCGGGGCGGGCGCCATTGTTGGCGCCGTGGCCATCGCGCGCGTCGGGTACACGTCTCCCCTCAGGCAGGCGTGGGGCGGCATCGGCTTCGCCGTGTTTCTCGCGGGCGTCGGGTGGTCCTCCTGGGCGGGGCTCTCGCTCGGACTCATTGCCGCGCTGGGCCTCGCGGGCACGGTCTTTACGACGACCGCGAATACGACTCTCCAACTCAGCGTCCCCGACGGGATGCGTGGGAGGATCATGGGACTCTATACGCTCCTACTTGCCGGAATGACGCCACCCGGTGCGTTGGTGACCGGGCTCCTCGCCGACCGATGGGACGTTGGGACCGCGCTGCAAATCGAGGCGGCGGTCTGCCTTGTCGGCGTGGTGGTCGGCCTCGGCTATTTCCTCCGCGCGCGCCGCGCGGGCGCCGTGCCCAGCGCGGCCGCCGGGGTCGCCTGA
- a CDS encoding AAA family ATPase: MSVPSVLLISQDRSFEEYATALRSEKINCQVAGSYAEVVSFLERLTSGGDIEEVTQCIAVVDGDIPQDMAFQVFKLLHSAHAVPTLTLVAPERYQQFALDSHRPPLDEYAAKPVGVGELILRVKAMMIRSGYEIPDGSLGYVVGRSEGIHHGTIIVLFSPKGGVGKSTIAVNLAVGLSRFYDYKTLLVDADLWFGDVGVLLNLASRKSVFDISAEEDTNLGVLQQVLVQHSSGTHLLLRPPDLSTAEKIRSDIVVSAISSYRALFDYVIVDTHPTLDELNLQILDVADRIIMITTPEISAVHHTSRFLEVSGALGISNKLSLVLNRANSGIRLAALEEQLGMPIAGTVVSAGRAVVEAANHGVSLFDQDPNEEAEVTRDLARLVELVAGQPRPERQNGEAAPVVAAAKAQSREARPFWKRSAK; this comes from the coding sequence GTGAGCGTTCCGTCAGTACTTCTCATCAGTCAAGACCGGTCCTTCGAAGAGTACGCCACCGCGCTTCGATCCGAGAAGATTAATTGCCAAGTCGCGGGTTCGTACGCCGAAGTGGTGAGCTTCTTGGAGCGCCTCACCTCCGGTGGAGACATCGAAGAAGTGACCCAATGCATCGCTGTCGTAGACGGCGACATTCCCCAGGACATGGCGTTCCAGGTTTTCAAACTGCTCCATTCGGCCCACGCGGTCCCAACGCTCACGCTCGTGGCACCGGAGCGCTACCAGCAGTTCGCCCTGGACTCCCACCGCCCGCCCCTGGACGAGTACGCGGCGAAGCCCGTGGGCGTGGGCGAGCTGATCCTTCGCGTCAAGGCGATGATGATCCGCTCCGGTTATGAGATCCCGGACGGCTCGCTCGGATACGTCGTGGGCAGGTCCGAGGGGATCCACCACGGCACGATCATCGTGCTCTTCTCCCCCAAGGGCGGTGTCGGCAAGAGCACCATCGCCGTGAACCTGGCCGTTGGGCTGTCACGTTTCTACGACTACAAAACGCTCCTGGTGGACGCCGACCTGTGGTTCGGCGACGTCGGCGTGCTCCTCAACCTTGCCTCGCGCAAGAGCGTGTTCGACATCTCCGCCGAAGAGGACACCAACCTGGGGGTGCTGCAGCAGGTGCTGGTGCAGCACAGCTCCGGCACGCACCTACTTCTGCGACCCCCGGATCTCTCCACGGCGGAGAAGATCCGGAGCGACATCGTCGTGTCCGCGATCTCCTCGTATCGCGCGCTGTTCGACTACGTCATCGTCGACACCCACCCGACCCTGGACGAGTTGAACCTCCAGATCCTCGACGTCGCGGACCGAATCATCATGATCACGACGCCTGAGATCAGCGCAGTCCACCACACCAGCCGGTTCCTCGAGGTCTCGGGGGCGCTCGGCATCAGCAACAAGCTGTCCCTCGTGCTAAACCGCGCCAACAGCGGCATCCGTCTCGCCGCCCTCGAGGAGCAGCTCGGCATGCCCATCGCGGGGACCGTAGTTAGCGCGGGCCGTGCCGTCGTCGAAGCGGCGAACCACGGCGTCTCGCTCTTCGATCAGGATCCTAACGAAGAGGCGGAGGTCACGCGGGACCTGGCACGGCTCGTCGAGCTCGTCGCGGGCCAGCCGCGCCCCGAGCGCCAGAACGGCGAGGCCGCCCCGGTCGTCGCGGCCGCCAAGGCGCAATCGCGTGAGGCCCGGCCCTTCTGGAAGCGGAGCGCAAAATGA
- a CDS encoding nuclear transport factor 2 family protein produces MTGEDILAANEAFYRAFNQKDISAMDAVWARDVDVACVHPGWNVLQGRDPIIESWARILSNPNQPRIMTGGATATVIGDVGIVVCRELVGGTPLAATNVFVREAGAWKMIHHHSGPVALPG; encoded by the coding sequence ATGACTGGGGAAGACATCCTGGCCGCGAACGAGGCGTTCTACCGGGCCTTCAACCAGAAGGACATCTCCGCCATGGACGCCGTGTGGGCGCGTGATGTCGACGTCGCCTGCGTGCACCCCGGGTGGAACGTGCTGCAGGGGCGTGACCCGATCATCGAAAGCTGGGCGCGGATCCTCTCCAACCCGAACCAGCCGCGCATCATGACCGGCGGCGCGACGGCCACGGTTATCGGCGATGTCGGCATCGTCGTATGTCGCGAGCTGGTCGGCGGCACACCCCTTGCCGCCACCAACGTGTTCGTGCGCGAGGCCGGCGCGTGGAAGATGATCCACCACCATTCCGGTCCCGTGGCCCTCCCGGGATAA
- a CDS encoding 7-carboxy-7-deazaguanine synthase QueE, protein MSARTLRVSRLPDGRPEIFTSIQGEGPTCGLPSVFVRLALCNLRCSWCDTAYTWDWARFDQRESIIELDASTFASRVIAAASAQGTANAVITGGEPLLQQDGLVRLAHALKDAGLRIEVETNGTIVPLAGLAEHVDQWNVSPKLTNSRNDPALRRRDEALKWFAAKESAYFKFVIVAPDDVEEVSCLVRQHGLPRHRVMLMPEGVDASTVTERSRWLAERCVAEGYRLGPRMHILLWGAERAR, encoded by the coding sequence ATGAGCGCACGCACGCTCCGCGTGAGCCGGTTGCCGGACGGGCGACCCGAGATCTTCACTTCGATCCAGGGCGAGGGCCCCACGTGTGGGTTGCCGAGTGTGTTCGTTCGCCTCGCTCTGTGCAACCTTCGCTGTTCGTGGTGCGACACGGCCTACACGTGGGACTGGGCGCGGTTCGACCAACGCGAATCGATCATCGAGTTGGACGCTTCCACATTCGCGTCGCGCGTCATCGCCGCCGCCTCTGCTCAGGGGACGGCCAACGCGGTCATTACCGGCGGCGAACCCCTGCTTCAGCAAGACGGACTCGTACGCCTCGCCCACGCGCTGAAGGACGCGGGCCTACGGATCGAGGTGGAAACGAATGGGACGATCGTGCCGCTTGCCGGGCTCGCGGAGCACGTGGACCAGTGGAACGTGTCACCGAAGCTAACCAACTCGCGCAACGATCCGGCGCTGCGCCGTCGCGACGAAGCGCTGAAGTGGTTCGCGGCAAAGGAGTCGGCGTACTTCAAGTTTGTGATCGTCGCGCCTGATGACGTTGAAGAAGTGTCGTGCCTCGTGCGTCAGCACGGCCTGCCCCGCCATCGTGTGATGCTGATGCCCGAAGGGGTGGACGCGTCGACCGTCACCGAGCGGTCGCGATGGCTGGCGGAGCGGTGCGTGGCGGAAGGGTACCGACTCGGCCCACGCATGCACATCTTATTGTGGGGCGCGGAGCGCGCCCGTTGA